Proteins co-encoded in one Eriocheir sinensis breed Jianghai 21 chromosome 5, ASM2467909v1, whole genome shotgun sequence genomic window:
- the LOC126983428 gene encoding malignant T-cell-amplified sequence 1-like, translating into MFKKFDEKESVSGTQQLKSSVQKGIRNRLVESFPSVGDYLEKILPKKDAFRIVKCHEHIELLVRSDGELLFFRQRESTWMPTLKLLHKYPFMLPWMQVDKGAIRFILSGANIMCRGLTSPGAKMSEVEENTVVAVMAEGKQHALCVGVTSLSTQDIAKTNKGVGIENCHYLNDGLWYMKPVK; encoded by the exons ATGTTCAAGAA GTTTGATGAGAAGGAGTCTGTGTCGGGCACTCAGCAGCTCAAGTCCTCCGTGCAGAAAGGAATCCGCAACAGGCTGGTGGAGTCATTTCCTTCAGTTGGGGATTATCTTGAGAAGATACTTCCCAAGAAAGATGCCTTCAGAATTGTTAAATG CCATGAACACATAGAGCTGCTGGTGCGAAGTGATGGGGAGCTGCTGTTCTTCAGACAAAGGGAAAGCACATGGATGCCCACACTGAAGCTCTTGCACAAAT ATCCCTTCATGCTCCCCTGGATGCAGGTCGACAAGGGAGCCATTCGCTTCATCCTCAGTGGTGCCAACATCATGTGCCGTGGACTAACCTCCCCTGGGGCCAAGATGTCTGAGGTGGAGGAGAACACTGTGGTGGCTGTGATGGCAGAGGGGAAGCAGCATGCCCTCTGTGTGGGTGTTACTTCTCTCTCCACCCAGGACATTGCAAAGACCAATAAGGGAGTGGGCATAGAGAACTGTCACTACCTTAACGATGGATTATGGTACATGAAGCCAGTAAAATAA